In bacterium, a single window of DNA contains:
- a CDS encoding MFS transporter produces the protein MSTQTAPMPEPAITGGAFRTLKNRNFSLFFWGQLVSLIGTWSQLLAVSWLIWRLTESAMWLGIANFAVHVPCILLGLPAGFVADRYDRLTILTVMQALCMLQALALAWLTLTGAVQLWHVIVFGFFLGSVYAFEIPIRQAFVTDLVGKRDLLNAVALVAAMFHLTRMLGPTVAGGIVAWKGEGICFLFNAVTFLALIGALLLIRRREMMSVSHTHERMFRSIKEGLIEARRKPSVLNSLMLVAALAGIGMQYTTLLPVFADKIFGGGAVELGWMMGASGAGSLISAMLLARRRSSGGLLALALKSALIFSIVLIVLGLVHNFYVALAIFAVMGFTLTLSFSCINTLLQHATSDHMRGRMMSLYSITFMGLFPFGSLAAGGMAKAFGVQLTVMAAGLICLIAGGAIWIRTRKLISA, from the coding sequence ATGAGCACTCAAACCGCCCCTATGCCGGAACCTGCGATCACAGGCGGTGCGTTCCGCACGCTCAAAAACCGCAACTTCTCCCTCTTCTTCTGGGGCCAGCTCGTCTCATTGATCGGAACCTGGTCGCAGTTGCTCGCAGTGTCCTGGCTGATCTGGAGGCTCACCGAATCGGCGATGTGGCTGGGCATCGCCAATTTCGCGGTCCACGTGCCCTGTATCCTTCTCGGGCTTCCGGCAGGATTCGTGGCCGACCGCTATGACAGGCTCACCATCCTCACCGTGATGCAGGCGCTCTGCATGCTCCAGGCATTAGCTCTCGCGTGGCTCACGCTCACGGGCGCAGTACAGCTGTGGCACGTCATCGTATTCGGTTTCTTCCTGGGCTCCGTGTATGCGTTCGAGATCCCGATCAGACAGGCATTCGTCACAGACCTGGTAGGGAAGCGCGACCTGCTCAACGCAGTCGCCCTCGTGGCGGCGATGTTCCACCTGACCAGGATGCTCGGCCCCACGGTCGCAGGCGGGATCGTGGCTTGGAAGGGCGAGGGCATCTGCTTCCTCTTCAACGCCGTCACCTTCCTCGCGCTGATCGGCGCCCTCCTCTTAATCAGGCGAAGAGAGATGATGAGCGTCAGCCACACTCATGAACGAATGTTCAGATCGATAAAAGAGGGGCTGATCGAAGCCCGGCGCAAGCCCTCGGTCCTCAATTCGCTGATGCTCGTCGCAGCGCTGGCCGGGATCGGGATGCAGTACACAACCCTCTTGCCTGTATTTGCGGACAAGATCTTCGGCGGCGGCGCGGTGGAGCTGGGCTGGATGATGGGGGCCTCCGGGGCAGGCTCGCTCATCAGCGCCATGCTACTGGCCAGGCGCCGCTCGTCCGGGGGGCTGCTCGCGCTCGCCTTGAAATCGGCGCTCATCTTCTCCATCGTGCTGATCGTGCTCGGCCTGGTTCATAATTTCTACGTCGCGCTCGCGATCTTCGCCGTAATGGGATTCACCCTCACCCTCTCCTTCTCCTGCATCAATACGCTGCTGCAACACGCGACCTCCGACCACATGAGAGGCAGGATGATGAGCCTCTACAGCATAACCTTCATGGGGCTCTTCCCGTTCGGGAGCCTGGCGGCAGGTGGCATGGCAAAGGCGTTCGGCGTCCAACTCACTGTAATGGCAGCGGGATTGATCTGTCTCATCGCCGGAGGGGCCATTTGGATA
- the nuoF gene encoding NADH-quinone oxidoreductase subunit NuoF, with translation MKRELKIVEEVVGGASAGKGAAIPILQEVQRKLGWLPAQAIERVSELIGVPPAQLYGVATFYTQFRLSPVGKHIIKVCHGTACHVAGAIGISESLAEALGVDAEGGTTDDKFYTMESVACLGCCSLAPVVMIDDEVHASLTRPKAAKVVGDFKRHEGRCACGDEFSKGIKIAKIDLGDKAIEKVVVGTGSCGNASGALGVLAMFEAAAKSLGLGYETRETGCIGMCHREPLVELVARDGTRTLYGNVGAAAAKEIIEQHVGQGRPAAKYAIDVKAAGNPEHAFFSKQKRIVLENCGEIDPEKIEDYEAREGYAALRKILSAITPAQVIEEIAASGLRGRGGAGFSTGLKWKFARAAQGAEKYVICNADEGDPGAFMDRSVLESDPHRVIEGMVIASYAIGAQRGYIYCRAEYPLALKRLRIAIDQARKKKYLGERILGSAHRFDIEIKEGAGAFVCGEETALIASIEGRRGMPRIRPPFPAQSGLWGMPTNINNVETLANVPWIMRRGAAAFASMGTAKSKGTKVFALAGDVKRGGLVEVPMGITLREVVEEIGGGTKSGKPVKAVQLGGPSGGCLPARLMDTIVDYDAVTATGAIMGSGGMVVMDQDACMVDIARFFIDFTQKESCGKCTFCRIGTRRMLEILTRITEGQGAAGDLELLKELCEGVKEASLCGLGQTAPNPVLTTMRYFREEYEAHIKEGRCPAGKCRALIEFSISEECIGCGACIKVCPVDAITGEKKKLHAINREKCTRCGACRQVCPVDAVKVK, from the coding sequence ATGAAGAGAGAGCTCAAGATAGTGGAGGAGGTCGTGGGCGGCGCATCGGCTGGGAAGGGCGCTGCGATTCCCATCCTCCAGGAGGTCCAGAGAAAGCTGGGCTGGCTTCCGGCCCAGGCCATCGAACGCGTGTCGGAGCTCATCGGCGTGCCGCCTGCGCAGCTCTACGGGGTCGCGACCTTCTACACCCAGTTCAGGCTCTCGCCGGTCGGGAAACACATCATAAAGGTCTGTCACGGAACTGCCTGCCACGTCGCCGGCGCGATCGGCATCTCTGAGTCGTTGGCAGAGGCTCTGGGCGTGGATGCCGAGGGCGGCACCACGGACGACAAGTTCTACACCATGGAGTCCGTCGCCTGCCTCGGCTGCTGCTCGCTGGCGCCGGTCGTCATGATAGACGACGAGGTGCACGCGAGCCTCACGCGTCCCAAGGCTGCAAAGGTCGTGGGAGACTTCAAAAGGCACGAGGGCAGGTGCGCCTGCGGCGACGAGTTCTCCAAAGGTATCAAGATAGCGAAGATCGATCTGGGGGATAAGGCGATCGAAAAAGTCGTGGTGGGCACCGGCAGCTGCGGCAACGCAAGCGGTGCGCTCGGCGTGCTGGCCATGTTCGAGGCCGCGGCAAAGAGTCTGGGGCTCGGCTATGAGACCCGCGAGACCGGCTGCATAGGCATGTGCCATCGCGAGCCGCTGGTCGAGCTCGTGGCGCGCGATGGCACGCGCACCCTCTACGGAAACGTGGGCGCCGCCGCCGCAAAGGAGATCATAGAGCAGCACGTGGGCCAGGGCAGGCCCGCGGCGAAATACGCGATCGACGTCAAGGCCGCAGGAAATCCCGAGCACGCCTTCTTCTCGAAGCAGAAGAGGATCGTGCTCGAGAACTGCGGCGAGATAGACCCTGAGAAGATCGAGGACTACGAGGCGCGCGAGGGGTACGCCGCGCTCAGGAAAATCCTCTCCGCCATTACGCCGGCGCAGGTCATAGAGGAGATCGCAGCCTCCGGCCTCCGCGGCCGCGGAGGCGCAGGGTTCTCCACCGGGCTCAAGTGGAAGTTCGCGCGCGCGGCGCAGGGGGCGGAGAAATACGTGATCTGCAACGCGGATGAGGGGGACCCCGGCGCGTTCATGGACCGCTCGGTGCTCGAGAGCGATCCGCACCGCGTGATCGAGGGGATGGTGATCGCCTCGTACGCAATCGGCGCGCAGCGCGGCTACATCTACTGCAGGGCAGAGTATCCGCTGGCGCTCAAGCGCCTGCGAATCGCGATAGATCAGGCGAGGAAGAAAAAATATCTCGGCGAAAGAATACTTGGGAGCGCGCATCGCTTCGATATCGAGATAAAAGAGGGCGCCGGCGCGTTCGTCTGCGGCGAGGAGACCGCGCTCATCGCCTCGATCGAAGGCAGGCGCGGCATGCCGCGCATCAGGCCGCCCTTCCCTGCGCAGTCCGGGCTGTGGGGCATGCCCACCAACATCAACAACGTCGAGACCCTGGCCAACGTCCCATGGATAATGAGGCGCGGCGCTGCTGCCTTTGCCTCTATGGGTACCGCCAAGAGCAAGGGCACCAAGGTGTTCGCACTCGCAGGGGACGTGAAGAGAGGCGGGTTGGTCGAGGTCCCGATGGGTATCACGCTGCGCGAGGTGGTCGAGGAGATCGGCGGGGGCACCAAGAGCGGAAAACCTGTGAAGGCCGTGCAGCTCGGCGGTCCGTCCGGCGGCTGCCTGCCCGCGAGGCTCATGGACACGATCGTGGACTACGACGCGGTCACGGCCACCGGCGCGATCATGGGCTCCGGCGGCATGGTGGTGATGGATCAGGATGCGTGCATGGTCGACATCGCGCGCTTCTTCATCGACTTCACGCAGAAGGAGTCATGCGGCAAGTGCACGTTCTGCCGCATCGGCACGCGCAGGATGCTCGAGATACTCACGCGCATCACCGAGGGCCAGGGGGCCGCGGGCGACCTGGAGCTTCTCAAGGAGCTCTGCGAAGGGGTGAAGGAGGCCAGCCTCTGCGGGCTCGGGCAGACCGCGCCCAACCCGGTGCTGACCACGATGCGCTATTTCCGGGAGGAGTACGAGGCGCATATCAAAGAGGGCCGATGCCCTGCGGGCAAATGCCGGGCGCTCATCGAGTTCTCTATCTCTGAGGAGTGCATCGGCTGCGGCGCGTGTATCAAGGTGTGTCCGGTCGACGCGATAACCGGCGAGAAGAAGAAGCTGCACGCGATAAACCGGGAGAAGTGCACCCGCTGCGGCGCGTGCAGGCAGGTATGCCCGGTCGATGCCGTGAAAGTGAAATGA
- a CDS encoding FAD-dependent oxidoreductase → MTIKINIDGRELDANEGETILAVAQRAGIKIPTLCHHPELAPYGSCFICVVEVAGAPRLLPSCATLVSEGMVVRTDSKRVLASRKLCIELILSDHVGDCRGPCQVECPAGIDIPGFISLLAHKSEEEAIRLIKEALPFPASLGRVCPRPCETQCKRVCVDDSVSICFLKRYIADRDLARPDPYVPPAGPSTGKKVAIVGAGPAGLSAAFYLRRQGHEITVFDAHDEAGGMLRYGIPAYRLPRDVLAKEIDVIRKMGVAIECGKRFGRDFTIDSLTKDFDALFLAIGAQSSSAMRVEGEGAALPGIDFLEKVAEGFELDIGDDVVVVGGGNTAIDAARTSLRLGAGNVSILYRRTREEMPADRVEIEAAEREGVKISFLAAPVKMAQHGGGIELTCIKMKLGEPDASGRRRPIPIDGSEFKLEASTVIAAIGQGVDADCIDETSEIKLTKWKTLDVNPDTFETSRAGVFAGGDCATGADIAVTAIAAGRKAAASIDEYLRGEKVVGEPKAYLHLMAEKPEDSPEEIKRLMRERPAGREAMPELPAKKRAKSFDEVEIGFTAEQARKEAERCLSCGCRSYDSCAIRTLALDLGAEPARFAGEKRRFFVDESHPKIRYESHKCIMCGSCIRVCSEVKGLDALGFVGRGFFAAMKPAMERPWDLSSCDACLKCVPMCPTGAISLKVTAADEARARFEGKKDASKDVTDETKERT, encoded by the coding sequence ATGACCATCAAGATCAACATAGACGGCAGGGAGCTCGATGCGAATGAAGGCGAGACGATCCTCGCTGTGGCCCAGCGTGCGGGCATAAAGATTCCCACTCTCTGCCACCACCCCGAGCTTGCGCCCTACGGCTCCTGCTTCATCTGCGTGGTCGAGGTGGCCGGCGCGCCGAGGCTTCTGCCGTCATGCGCGACCCTGGTCTCAGAGGGCATGGTAGTGAGAACCGACTCAAAGCGCGTGCTCGCGTCGCGCAAACTCTGCATCGAGCTGATCCTCTCGGACCACGTGGGCGATTGCCGCGGCCCCTGCCAGGTGGAGTGCCCGGCCGGCATAGACATACCGGGCTTCATTTCGCTGCTCGCGCACAAAAGTGAGGAGGAGGCCATAAGGCTCATCAAGGAGGCGCTGCCATTTCCGGCGAGCCTGGGCCGCGTATGCCCAAGGCCATGCGAGACGCAGTGCAAGCGCGTCTGCGTCGACGACTCGGTCTCCATCTGTTTCCTCAAGCGCTACATCGCCGACCGGGATCTCGCGCGGCCGGATCCGTACGTGCCGCCGGCCGGACCGTCTACCGGTAAAAAAGTGGCGATCGTTGGCGCCGGACCGGCCGGGCTCTCGGCCGCGTTTTACTTAAGGCGCCAGGGGCACGAGATCACGGTCTTCGACGCGCACGACGAGGCCGGCGGCATGCTGCGCTACGGCATACCGGCATATCGCCTGCCGCGCGACGTGTTGGCGAAGGAGATCGACGTAATAAGAAAGATGGGCGTTGCGATCGAGTGCGGGAAGAGGTTCGGCCGCGACTTCACGATCGACTCCCTGACAAAGGACTTCGACGCGCTGTTCCTCGCCATCGGCGCGCAGAGCTCGTCGGCCATGCGCGTGGAGGGCGAGGGGGCCGCGCTGCCGGGCATCGATTTTCTGGAGAAGGTCGCGGAGGGGTTTGAGCTCGACATCGGTGACGACGTGGTGGTGGTCGGCGGCGGCAACACGGCGATAGACGCCGCGCGCACATCTCTTCGGTTGGGCGCAGGAAACGTCAGCATACTCTATCGCCGCACCCGCGAGGAGATGCCGGCCGACAGGGTCGAGATCGAGGCTGCGGAGCGGGAAGGGGTGAAGATCAGCTTCCTCGCTGCGCCTGTGAAGATGGCGCAACACGGCGGCGGAATCGAGCTCACCTGCATCAAGATGAAGCTGGGAGAGCCCGACGCCTCCGGCAGGCGCAGGCCGATTCCGATCGATGGCTCGGAATTCAAGTTGGAGGCCTCGACCGTCATCGCGGCGATAGGCCAGGGCGTGGACGCGGACTGCATAGACGAGACGAGCGAGATAAAGCTCACCAAGTGGAAGACGCTGGACGTGAACCCGGACACATTCGAGACGAGCCGTGCGGGCGTCTTCGCCGGCGGAGACTGCGCGACCGGAGCGGACATCGCTGTCACCGCGATAGCCGCCGGCCGCAAGGCAGCGGCCTCGATAGACGAATATCTCAGGGGCGAGAAAGTGGTTGGCGAGCCGAAGGCCTATCTCCACCTCATGGCGGAGAAGCCCGAGGACTCTCCTGAAGAAATAAAGCGTCTGATGCGCGAGAGGCCGGCAGGGCGCGAGGCTATGCCGGAGCTCCCTGCAAAGAAGCGCGCCAAGTCCTTCGACGAGGTCGAGATCGGTTTCACCGCGGAACAGGCGCGCAAGGAGGCGGAGCGGTGCCTCTCCTGCGGTTGCCGTTCCTACGACTCCTGCGCCATACGCACGCTGGCGCTCGACCTGGGCGCCGAACCTGCGCGCTTCGCAGGGGAGAAACGCCGTTTCTTCGTGGACGAGAGCCATCCCAAGATACGCTATGAGTCGCACAAGTGCATAATGTGCGGTTCTTGCATAAGGGTCTGCTCCGAGGTAAAGGGTCTCGACGCGCTGGGCTTCGTGGGCCGAGGCTTTTTTGCCGCAATGAAACCGGCGATGGAGAGGCCCTGGGACCTCTCGAGCTGCGACGCGTGCCTCAAGTGCGTGCCCATGTGCCCCACGGGGGCCATCTCCCTCAAGGTGACCGCGGCCGACGAGGCGAGGGCCAGATTCGAAGGCAAAAAGGACGCGTCCAAGGACGTGACGGACGAGACAAAGGAGAGAACATGA